Part of the Fusarium musae strain F31 chromosome 3, whole genome shotgun sequence genome, GTCATCGCGTTCTCAAACAGCCTCCTTAGCTGGTCTTTCTCCGCTTCGAGCTGTGTAGACAATCCTGGTGCCAGCATCAACACACGTGCCTGAGGAATGGTACCTTCGACAAGGGCCTCAATGTGCTCCGAGCCGAAACCCAACTCCTTAAGACCCTTGGGCTGGTCACCGAGCTCCGCAAGGAATTTGGTAATAGCTTCTGCAAGCACTTCGCCTGCACTCTCGCGCTTCACGTTGCTGATATCAACCCCAAAGGCCTCTGCTGCCGCCAAATGGCGATCTGGGTTCGATGCTGCAGTGAAGCGGAAGACTGCTGGCGCAGAGACAGCTACGGAGACACCGTGAGGAATAAGAGGGGCTTCCACTTGGTAGCCATCGTGCCTGTAGCCTGGGTTCTGGCCAGAAATGGGGTACGACATGCCTGGGCTCCGGTTAGCACCCAACAGGGGCAGAAATTTATAACAGAGTAGGTATGAACTAACCATGGCAGAGATGAACACCGGCATTACCGAACCCAACGCCAGCCAGAGTAGAAGCGAGAAGCATTTCAGATTGGGCCTCCAAGTCATCAGGGTTCTTCACTGATCGCGGGAGATACTTGACGGTAGAGCGCAGTGCATGAAACGAGAAAACATCCGAGATAGGGTTCGCGCCTTGGTACGCGGGCCGAAGGATAGGGTTAGTCGGTCTAGGTGTTCTCTCGTTGTATGGAATGGCAGTCCAGGACTCAAGCGAGTGGCACAGAACGTCGAGACCCGAAGCGGCCTTGACAGCTGCCGGCATGGTCCTGGTGTTGAGGGGATCACAGATACCTAGTGTGGGCTTCAGGTTTCGATGAGCTACACCGGTCTTTGCTCGCTTAGACACGAGATCGAAAATGGCAGTTCCTGTCGTCTCACTACCAGTACCGGCTGTTGTTGGAACCGCAATGAGCGGTGTCAACTTCTTGTCTACTGGACGACCCTTTCCAAGAGGGGCGTTGACAAAGTCTAGAAAGTCTGCATCTGGATATGCCGTGTATAGGTTCATGAGCTTTGCCGTGTCCATGACTGATCCACCACCAACGGCGAGGAAGGCATCTGGTGCATAAGGGCGAGCCCAGGCGATGGCATCTTTGATGCTGCAACATTGTGAGTGAACTGCTGTCTGATAGACGTGATGTCGGATCGAACTTACGAGCTATCCTTTGGCTCGACGCGAACCTTGTCGTAAACCTCATAAGGAATGCCTTCACGAGCAAGGGACTCACGAACTTGTCTCATGGCATCCAGCTTGTTGACATTCTCATCTGTTACCACACAAACACGTTTTGCTCCCATGTTTTTTAAGTCCATGCCCACCTCCTGCGTCACACCTGGGCCAAATCTGATGGACGAGGCAGCCATCTCAAAGGCATACTCCTTCTGGCCTGGGTGCGATGTTGGCGTGGCATACTTACGCTGGTGGGCATGCTTGGAGGGAGTGAATGTTGGTGGCGACTGGTGATATCCTGGGTTTGAGTGACAAGGACATGAAGGAGGATGAGTGTATTGAATGGTACGTAGCAAGCTGGTTGCTCGCTTAGCGGCCTATGCGAATGTGAGCCATCTGAACTGAAACCATTCACACAAACCAAGCAGCGTTGGCAGTGCTTGTGCTTATGCTTGATCTTAAGGGGTAAACATACATTAGGAACAACTCTCACGGAGGGTACCATAGTGTTGTTATGTCTATGTTACCAAGCTGAGTATAAGAGCACAAAGATATTATTCCCAAGGATCTGGGGTAAGACTGGGGTTCGAGAGGACTTCAGGTTTCACGCGAATCTTCTTAATGAAGCAATTGCAACGGGTAAGAGTGTTCATTTTCAATGTACAACCTCGGTAGACGGACGAGCAACCCCGATTGCGGGGTGAACCAAGGGCGATCTGGGGGGCGATGATGGGGGTTGATTCGTGAGGGGAAAGCGGATCTCAACTTAAGCTCTTGATCCTGAAAGGAAGCTGGAGCGAGAAATTACCTATTTGGGTATTCCGCTGCCGTCTTTGTTGGAAAAGTGACCTACAGCTAGCGGTTCTATTGAATGTCTCGCGTGAGTATTTATATCTCTTGAGCTATTCTTATTGTCCGAATAGCCTGAATCAAAATTATTGAGATTTTATGAACCAACGTTGTTGGTACGACCATGCTGCATCATCTAATCAAGTATTTGTTATAACGAGATATCGTCGTTAAATGACCCTGGGACCAGAATCTTCCTCGGCGGATACTTTTATCAATAACTAAGAGGTCACCCAAGCATTCAGGAAGGTGAATAAATGTTAATGATCACAGCTGGAGCGTTTGGAAGTGCGTAATGCTATACTAGGTAGTTACCCTATACTATTTCCGTAAATTAGGTACTCTAACTTGGTCGATTTCATAGCCCGTAGCTGATCGAGTTCTATTGTAGTCAGTCAATCTTCAATAAGGAGGTCCAGCAATGAACTATCTCTAAGACGtcttaaaactaataatgAGAGCTACATCAGCATTCTATCATAGACAGCTCTCCCAAACGTTTTCACTTTCACAGGGCCACTTACATGGATCAAGTACAGACTTGGTAGATTTGAGTCTCGTCGCACCTTGATATGCACTCAAAGAGCCTGTAAGTACCTAATTGAGTCAGTATATACATAGATTGAGATCAACATTTTGATACATACTCGATATTTGAAGCGTCGCTGAAATGTGATTTTTCGGTCCCGGAACAGTTTGATAGCTGTCACAGATTGAGGTGCTGTGACGCGCCATAGCAGTGGCGTATGATACCGCTGACCTCATCATGTGGCTTGTTCATTGGCTCTCAACACATGACTTGGACAATGTGGCTTGCCGTCGCAACTTTCCCAGAGCTTGGTTGTTTAGGCTTATTGTTAGTAGAGCTTTGTTATAATCCAATTATTCAGCATAGAGCGTTGCATTAGAGAATACTCGGCCATTTATCAGCACAAGAACGGTTGTGAGTAGGCCATCCTTACAGCTCCAAGCTGCAGTGGAGCATCGAAGGCAGGTACACGACTAAGCAGGTGCCCACCCGAAACATCCACATCGAAATAGGGAAACTCCAGCCACATTGACCTCGACGACCTGTCCTCGAATCCGCGACCAACCACCACATCAGCTTTCAACATACATTATATACTCGACTCGACGACATTCAACAACGCTCTAAGTCTGCGCAGTCGCCTACTCGTCCCCGAAATTCGCCATACCCGCGAAATAATCTCACCAGGTTGCTGCTCAATCGAACATGCCTCCTTGCTCATCCTAACGCTCCTGCGTGATCCCGTTCCTCGAACTCTGTCATGGACCGCCCAAACGGGGGCGGCCCTGGTGCCGCCGCGGCTACTAGCAGGGCAGAGCGATTTGAGGATGAAAAACGCCGTATAATAGAGAGCTGCTTTAACAAgaaggatgttgatggttcTCGTAAGTTATGCTGTTGAAGCCAACCCTAAACTCAACGACATGAGCTCCTAGCTCAAAGAAACACAATGTCGCGAGAGTTTGGGTATAAGGCTCTTAAACTCATACTCAACGTCCAGCTGGCTGATGGCCTTGACCAGTTCTTGAAACATACATAACTCATATCCGCATTACCGAATACTCCTCTTATCCTACgacccctcctccacctcaggCTCGGAATGCTGAAGGTCAAAAACCTCgaataataatagtagcCGTGCGCAAGTCCGGCCGAGTTCGCCTGCACAAGTCAAAAGAAAACGCTAATGGATCGTTTTCAATCGGAAAAACGTGGAATCTTGATGACCTCTCGCGCATTGAATCTTACACTGGCCCCCAGGCCATCCCAGACCACCGGGACTGGGCTGGCGACACCGGTTTTCAAGTGACACTCGGGAAGCCATACTTCTGGCATGCTCAGACggacaaggaaaagaaatTCTTCATTGCTAGTCTTATCAAGATATACGGGAAATACACGGGTGGCAAGACGCCGGAGCTTGCAAATTTTGAACAAAAGGAGTATGATCAAGTTATGGGAGCAACAAGACGACCGGCTACAGGTGGTTCTCGGCCGCCACCTCCTCCTATAGCTGAGCAACCTTCGAGTCAGATGGCGAGCGCCCCTCCTCGTCCAACCCATCCGATGCATCCTTCGCATCAAGGACTCTCAGGAAGTGGTCCTCAAGACGCACCCCAGTACAGGACGCCGCCTACTCGCCCAGCACACCCAAATCTTGGCCCTTCACCTGTCGGAAGTTTCGATTCAACCACTTCGAGAGAAAGGCCGCCCCAACCTCGGTGGATGGCTCAGAGCAACAAGAGTCAGGATTCGGTTGCCACCTCCATGGCTACCAGGAGTGATGATGGGTCAAGTTTACCACCGCGCTCTCGCAATGGCATAAACGGCCCAGGGGCGTATGGGAGATTTGCAGAGCCCCATGAATCCCGGGCACCAGCTGTTCTTACACCCCCTCAGCCACAGTCTTCGCCCAAGTCGAAACCACCTGCTATTCtgtctcctcctcaacctccacAGCCTGTTCCTTCACCACTTCAATTAGATAGACCACCCCCCGAAAGGAGACGACCGCCCATGGATCCAACTCGCCCTCATGATCGGGACTTGGTTCCCCCACCACTGATTAGTCCTGGGAACAAAGAACCAATGGCTCCTCCGCCTCGCAGCAGCGAACGCGTTGTGCCGAGAATGGACAATGCAAGCCAGAAATCGACAAGCAGTTCATTCACGGGGAGCACATTAGATCGAGAAGTGGCACCACCTCCCACAGGACGACTACCAGACCCACCAAAGCGTGAGCCACTTCCCATGCCTTCGTCCCTTAGGCCTGGATCAGGACCGAACAACCCCCAACAAGCTTATACACCCAACCCTCCCTCACATCACCCGCCAACTAATGTAACAAATCAAACTCCAAGTCCTGCTCCAGGCAATGGACCCAGCCCTGCACCAGCCCGTACGCCCAGCCCGGCTCGTGGACCCAGCCCTGCAGCCGCCCGTGCTCCTAGTCCTACGCCAGCTCTCGTACCCAACACTTCGCAAGCACAGGCTCAAGCACCAATCCCCGCTCAAGCTCTGTCTCCAGGCTCTGGAGCAGGTTCTTCTGATGTCTCGCCGATGACAGTGAGCGTGCCAAGATTT contains:
- a CDS encoding hypothetical protein (EggNog:ENOG41); its protein translation is MSPPTFTPSKHAHQRKYATPTSHPGQKEYAFEMAASSIRFGPGVTQEVGMDLKNMGAKRVCVVTDENVNKLDAMRQVRESLAREGIPYEVYDKVRVEPKDSSIKDAIAWARPYAPDAFLAVGGGSVMDTAKLMNLYTAYPDADFLDFVNAPLGKGRPVDKKLTPLIAVPTTAGTGSETTGTAIFDLVSKRAKTGVAHRNLKPTLGICDPLNTRTMPAAVKAASGLDVLCHSLESWTAIPYNERTPRPTNPILRPAYQGANPISDVFSFHALRSTVKYLPRSVKNPDDLEAQSEMLLASTLAGVGFGNAGVHLCHGMSYPISGQNPGYRHDGYQVEAPLIPHGVSVAVSAPAVFRFTAASNPDRHLAAAEAFGVDISNVKRESAGEVLAEAITKFLAELGDQPKGLKELGFGSEHIEALVEGTIPQARVLMLAPGLSTQLEAEKDQLRRLFENAMTH